The following coding sequences are from one Candidatus Thorarchaeota archaeon window:
- a CDS encoding 50S ribosome-binding GTPase, translating into MKIRVALIGNPNVGKSVVFNNLTGSRQHTGNWPGKTVEMKSGYYKYKGYEFELIDLPGVYSLSALSEDERVAREYLIDNRPDVVVDILNASQLERNLYLTLLLIELQLRLVVVLNMYDVVRSRGDKIDIEKLSERLGAPVVITTAPKKEGMEELKEAILKAVPPHVLTGESNADEHLPGDIDKDHLHYHPRLHHHGQYERLHPPSIKYSPKIEKSLKEIVMLLENERELLERYPPRWVALRLLERDPEILPLVVDDELREKILAVGIQ; encoded by the coding sequence ATGAAGATCCGAGTCGCATTGATCGGGAATCCAAATGTTGGAAAATCAGTTGTCTTTAACAATCTCACTGGTTCACGACAACATACGGGAAACTGGCCCGGTAAGACGGTGGAGATGAAGTCAGGATACTACAAGTACAAGGGCTACGAGTTTGAGCTCATCGATCTTCCCGGGGTGTACAGTCTAAGTGCGCTCTCCGAGGACGAGCGTGTGGCCAGAGAATATCTCATCGACAACCGTCCTGATGTGGTAGTAGATATCTTGAATGCATCCCAGCTTGAACGGAACCTCTACCTCACACTCTTACTGATCGAACTCCAGTTGAGGCTTGTTGTAGTACTGAACATGTACGATGTCGTACGGTCGAGGGGCGATAAGATTGACATCGAGAAATTGTCCGAGCGACTTGGAGCTCCCGTTGTTATCACAACGGCCCCAAAGAAAGAGGGCATGGAGGAACTCAAGGAGGCAATACTGAAAGCGGTACCGCCTCATGTTCTCACTGGCGAATCCAACGCAGATGAACATCTTCCGGGCGATATCGATAAGGACCATCTGCATTATCATCCACGCTTACATCATCATGGGCAATACGAGCGTCTCCATCCGCCATCCATCAAATACAGTCCCAAGATCGAGAAATCGCTCAAAGAGATAGTCATGCTTCTGGAAAACGAGAGGGAGCTGTTGGAAAGATACCCTCCAAGATGGGTTGCACTACGACTGCTGGAGAGAGACCCAGAGATACTGCCTCTTGTGGTCGATGACGAGTTACGAGAAAAGATCCTGGCGGTGGGAATCCAATGA
- a CDS encoding ferrous iron transport protein A: MEIDTLAHKVKGKPKILTTVPSGRVCRLVGIAQDSFIRGHQRAARGRGRHKVRGGRHGLTGRNREMLRRLMDLGFTWGCVFEIVQGGRSGPVLVEIRGTRIALGHGIASQLLVEEVS; the protein is encoded by the coding sequence ATGGAGATTGATACATTGGCGCACAAGGTCAAGGGGAAACCAAAGATTCTCACCACTGTACCATCAGGAAGAGTATGTAGACTCGTTGGGATCGCACAAGACTCATTCATAAGAGGCCATCAACGTGCCGCACGTGGACGAGGAAGACACAAGGTTCGCGGAGGAAGACATGGTCTCACAGGACGAAACAGGGAGATGCTCCGACGCCTCATGGACCTCGGATTCACATGGGGCTGTGTGTTCGAGATCGTCCAAGGTGGGAGAAGTGGTCCCGTTCTGGTTGAGATACGAGGCACCCGAATTGCTCTCGGCCACGGGATTGCTAGTCAACTACTTGTAGAAGAGGTGTCATAG
- a CDS encoding lactate racemase domain-containing protein yields the protein MSYHKTPLKYGTATIDEFIPTKFAKTKVLEVEEFIPDFDDFETRLDHVMRNPIGSPPLEELVKKFYSKGNDIIIVVDDNTRPNVHTKLIIPPLTKYLLSLGVERDDLKIMVASGTHTPPSKQALEEKIFGPSIYADWKDNILIHNCDSGNRDMGVSAMGTPILIDERIMDACLVITLSDSEYHYFAGQAGTVKSFCPGVAGRETIRINHPKMFDLELGFKPECRLGNTKGNPVIEDMIDIAKRMKEHINIFCIDTIVNSGEVVYVQAGDIIECHKAASEPLRRLRVIEVDEPGDIVFVSVGDLGINLYQAGKGIHAAWNAVRHDKRGWIVLLAPCEDGIGSAAYAEAMEASKGMNVKEALKFVIQTYCSETTFKIGNQKPPDLYRILLDVEEGNIKVITGEDPKLLREVYRMEGLNPSSTEDVQRILRELVERYVQENPDIPDPRIYVVPDAGVLVLVKNR from the coding sequence ATGTCATATCACAAGACCCCTCTGAAATATGGAACCGCGACAATTGACGAATTTATCCCGACCAAGTTTGCCAAGACCAAGGTGCTTGAGGTCGAAGAGTTCATACCGGATTTTGATGACTTTGAAACGCGACTTGATCACGTTATGCGTAACCCTATTGGCTCGCCTCCACTTGAGGAATTGGTGAAAAAGTTCTATTCGAAGGGTAATGACATAATCATTGTTGTAGACGATAACACACGTCCTAATGTCCACACCAAGCTGATCATTCCCCCGCTCACAAAATATCTTCTATCCTTAGGTGTGGAACGGGACGATCTTAAGATCATGGTGGCAAGTGGGACTCACACTCCACCGTCAAAGCAGGCGTTAGAAGAGAAGATCTTTGGTCCTTCAATCTATGCTGACTGGAAGGACAATATCCTGATTCACAACTGCGACTCCGGAAATCGTGACATGGGGGTCTCAGCAATGGGTACTCCCATTCTGATCGATGAGCGGATCATGGATGCTTGTCTGGTCATCACACTGAGCGATTCGGAGTATCACTATTTCGCAGGGCAGGCCGGGACCGTCAAGTCGTTCTGTCCGGGTGTGGCCGGGCGTGAGACCATTCGTATCAACCATCCAAAGATGTTTGATCTTGAGCTTGGATTCAAGCCCGAGTGCCGGCTCGGAAACACAAAGGGCAATCCTGTGATCGAGGACATGATCGATATCGCAAAGAGGATGAAGGAGCACATCAATATCTTCTGTATCGACACCATTGTAAATAGTGGGGAGGTCGTGTACGTTCAGGCCGGTGACATCATTGAGTGCCATAAGGCCGCCTCTGAACCTTTGCGGAGGCTTCGTGTCATTGAGGTCGATGAGCCCGGAGATATTGTGTTTGTCTCAGTTGGTGATCTGGGAATCAATCTCTATCAGGCAGGCAAAGGGATACATGCCGCATGGAATGCAGTGCGTCATGATAAACGAGGCTGGATCGTGCTGCTGGCCCCCTGCGAGGATGGTATTGGAAGTGCGGCTTACGCAGAGGCAATGGAGGCCTCCAAAGGTATGAACGTGAAAGAGGCTCTCAAATTTGTCATCCAGACCTACTGCTCTGAGACGACCTTCAAGATCGGAAACCAGAAACCACCTGACCTCTATCGGATACTTCTCGATGTCGAAGAGGGTAACATCAAAGTGATTACCGGGGAAGACCCCAAGCTCCTTCGCGAGGTCTATCGCATGGAGGGACTCAATCCCTCGTCTACGGAGGATGTGCAGAGGATTCTACGCGAGCTTGTGGAGCGATACGTCCAAGAGAATCCTGATATCCCCGACCCACGGATCTATGTGGTGCCAGATGCAGGGGTTCTGGTGCTGGTCAAAAATAGATGA
- the cysS gene encoding cysteine--tRNA ligase — protein sequence MIKVYNTLSRSKEEFKPLEENHVRMYVCGPTVYDYPHIGNARSFVVFDMIRRYLEYSGYRVTYITNFTDVDDKMISRANEAGISVQELAARFISEYYRIAHELNIKPATVNPRATEHIDDIIEMIELIIKNGRGYVVDGDVYFDVSEHPNYGVLSRISPDELSAGARVDVDERKTDPRDFALWKSEKPGEPSWDSPWGKGRPGWHAECSVMGAYYLGLPFDIHGGGQDLIFPHHENEIAQSSAAYGVETPIKYWLHNGFLTIESDKMSKSEGNFFTAREVLDHFDHQAVRLFLISGHYRQPLDYNTKALEQATQSVERIRNAVDTIRGRISILEKRGSGKTEADDKIVEAIDALRSGFEREMNDDFNSPGALAEVFAFIRVLNTFVKDAEKTAVLRKALATLSELLGVLGIDVTKSTDSDAGAGDSVRLEGVIELLLEVRENARKNKDWATSDRIRDRLKELGVIVGDTKDGPTWKLE from the coding sequence ATGATAAAAGTCTACAATACGCTATCACGGTCAAAGGAAGAGTTCAAGCCACTTGAAGAGAATCATGTTCGAATGTATGTCTGTGGCCCGACCGTGTACGACTATCCACACATCGGCAATGCACGATCCTTTGTCGTCTTTGATATGATCCGCCGGTATCTCGAGTATAGCGGATATCGAGTCACCTACATCACGAATTTTACAGATGTTGATGACAAGATGATCTCCCGCGCAAATGAGGCTGGGATCTCAGTGCAGGAGTTGGCCGCACGGTTCATCTCAGAGTACTATAGGATTGCCCACGAGCTGAATATCAAACCCGCAACTGTCAATCCCCGTGCCACAGAACATATTGATGATATCATCGAGATGATTGAGTTGATCATCAAGAACGGCCGTGGATATGTGGTTGACGGAGATGTCTATTTTGACGTGAGCGAGCATCCCAATTATGGAGTGCTCTCACGGATCTCACCCGATGAACTATCTGCGGGAGCTCGTGTGGATGTGGATGAGCGAAAGACCGACCCACGGGACTTTGCGTTATGGAAGTCTGAAAAGCCCGGTGAGCCCTCGTGGGACAGTCCGTGGGGAAAGGGTCGACCCGGTTGGCACGCTGAGTGTTCAGTCATGGGTGCGTACTATCTAGGACTGCCATTTGACATTCATGGTGGTGGACAAGACTTGATCTTTCCACATCACGAGAATGAGATAGCTCAGTCATCAGCCGCTTACGGTGTCGAGACCCCGATCAAGTACTGGCTCCACAATGGCTTTCTGACAATCGAGTCCGACAAGATGAGCAAGAGTGAAGGTAACTTCTTTACTGCCCGAGAGGTCCTTGATCACTTCGATCATCAGGCGGTCCGGCTGTTTCTCATCTCTGGTCATTATCGTCAGCCACTGGATTACAACACGAAGGCCCTTGAGCAGGCCACACAATCGGTTGAGCGAATACGCAACGCAGTTGATACGATACGCGGTCGCATCTCGATCCTCGAAAAACGGGGAAGTGGCAAGACGGAGGCTGACGACAAGATCGTTGAGGCTATTGATGCGCTCCGCTCTGGTTTTGAGAGAGAGATGAATGATGACTTCAACTCGCCAGGTGCTCTTGCAGAGGTCTTCGCTTTCATTCGAGTGCTAAACACATTTGTGAAGGATGCTGAAAAGACAGCGGTTCTTAGAAAGGCACTGGCCACGCTCTCTGAACTTCTTGGAGTCCTCGGTATTGATGTGACAAAGAGTACTGACTCCGATGCGGGTGCTGGTGACTCGGTGCGCCTTGAGGGAGTGATCGAACTTCTGCTTGAGGTCCGGGAGAACGCTAGGAAAAACAAAGACTGGGCAACGTCCGATCGTATCCGTGACCGCCTCAAGGAACTGGGCGTCATTGTTGGCGATACCAAAGATGGCCCGACTTGGAAGCTCGAGTAG